In Streptomyces sp. NBC_00878, a single window of DNA contains:
- a CDS encoding Fpg/Nei family DNA glycosylase, whose translation MPEGDTVWQTARRLHTALAGHVLTRSDLRVPKYATADLTGRTVLDVTPRGKHLLTRIEGGLTLHSHLRMDGSWKVYAPGERWSGGPGHQIRVILGTADRTAVGYRLPVLDLLRTTDEGRAVGHLGPDLLGPDWDPDKALANLLRDPARPLGEALLDQRDLAGIGNVYKCELCFLLRATPWLPIGDLPAEQAARLPALAKKLLEANRDRPARTTTGRRDQNLYVYGRASRPCLRCRTPIRAANQGDGSRDRPTYWCPTCQQGPSPRP comes from the coding sequence ATGCCCGAAGGAGACACCGTCTGGCAGACCGCCCGGCGCCTGCACACCGCTCTCGCGGGCCACGTACTCACCCGCTCCGACCTCCGGGTGCCCAAGTACGCCACGGCCGACCTCACCGGACGCACAGTCCTGGACGTCACCCCGCGCGGGAAGCACCTGCTCACGCGGATCGAGGGCGGCCTGACCCTGCACTCGCATCTCCGGATGGACGGTTCCTGGAAGGTGTACGCCCCGGGCGAGCGCTGGAGCGGCGGCCCGGGCCACCAGATCCGGGTGATTCTCGGCACCGCGGACCGTACGGCCGTGGGCTACCGGCTGCCCGTACTGGATCTGCTCCGCACCACCGACGAAGGCCGAGCCGTGGGCCACCTCGGTCCCGACCTCCTGGGCCCGGACTGGGACCCCGACAAGGCCCTGGCGAACCTCCTGCGCGACCCGGCCCGCCCCCTCGGTGAGGCGCTCCTCGACCAGCGCGATCTCGCCGGCATCGGCAACGTCTACAAGTGCGAGCTCTGCTTCCTTCTCCGCGCGACCCCCTGGCTCCCCATCGGCGACCTCCCCGCCGAACAGGCCGCCCGCCTGCCCGCCCTCGCCAAGAAGCTCCTCGAAGCCAACCGCGACCGCCCGGCCCGCACCACCACAGGCCGCCGCGACCAGAACCTGTACGTGTACGGCCGCGCGTCCCGCCCTTGCCTGCGCTGCCGCACCCCGATCCGCGCGGCGAACCAGGGCGACGGCTCCCGAGACCGCCCTACGTACTGGTGCCCGACCTGCCAGCAAGGCCCGTCCCCACGTCCCTGA
- a CDS encoding SDR family NAD(P)-dependent oxidoreductase, with protein MPVTAYDLTGRTAFVTGAASGIGRACAVLLAEAGATVHCADRDAPGLDETAALIKNTGGTAHSHPLDVTDRTQLKEAVAACERLDVMAAVAGIMHSSPVLETRDEDLDRVLGVNFKGVLYACQEAARAMIASGTRGSIVTMASGAVDTGGPGLLCYGAAKAAVVQLTKTLASEMGPHGIRVNAVAPGWIRTPMTDRHDAEAQARTEGFMARMSPLGRVGEPEDIAHAVLHLASDASSFTTGQILRPNGGVAMPW; from the coding sequence ATGCCCGTCACGGCGTACGACCTCACCGGACGCACCGCATTCGTCACCGGCGCGGCGAGCGGTATCGGCCGCGCCTGCGCCGTACTGCTCGCGGAGGCGGGTGCCACCGTCCACTGCGCGGACCGCGACGCCCCGGGCTTGGACGAAACAGCGGCCCTCATCAAGAACACGGGCGGTACGGCACACTCGCACCCCCTCGACGTCACTGACCGCACCCAGCTCAAGGAGGCGGTCGCGGCCTGCGAGCGCCTGGACGTCATGGCCGCCGTCGCCGGGATCATGCACAGCAGCCCGGTCCTGGAGACCCGCGACGAGGACCTCGACCGCGTACTCGGCGTCAACTTCAAGGGCGTTCTGTACGCCTGCCAGGAGGCTGCCCGCGCGATGATCGCGTCCGGTACGCGCGGCAGCATAGTCACGATGGCCTCGGGAGCCGTCGACACCGGCGGCCCGGGCCTGCTCTGCTACGGAGCGGCGAAGGCGGCCGTCGTCCAGCTGACGAAGACCCTGGCATCCGAGATGGGCCCGCACGGTATCCGCGTCAACGCGGTGGCGCCGGGCTGGATCCGAACGCCGATGACCGACCGCCACGACGCCGAGGCCCAGGCGCGGACCGAAGGGTTCATGGCCCGGATGTCACCGCTGGGCCGAGTCGGCGAGCCGGAGGACATCGCCCACGCGGTCCTGCACCTCGCCTCCGACGCCTCCTCATTCACAACGGGCCAGATCCTCCGCCCCAACGGGGGCGTGGCCATGCCGTGGTAG
- a CDS encoding Dps family protein, which produces MYVVKSSLSDADLKTVSEALQGALVDLVDLSLVAKQIHWNVVGPRFRSIHLQLDEVVDTARLHSDTVAERASTLGVSPDGRAATVASSSGIGAVPDGWVKDTDAVGALVDALGAVIGRMRGRVAATGEADPVSQDIFIGITADLEKHHWMFQAENG; this is translated from the coding sequence ATGTACGTCGTGAAGAGCTCGTTGTCCGATGCTGATCTGAAGACCGTGTCCGAGGCGCTGCAGGGTGCGCTGGTCGATCTGGTGGATCTGTCGCTCGTGGCGAAGCAGATTCACTGGAACGTGGTCGGACCTCGCTTCCGGTCCATCCATCTCCAGCTCGACGAGGTCGTGGACACCGCCCGGCTGCACTCCGACACCGTGGCCGAGCGTGCCTCCACGCTCGGGGTCTCGCCGGACGGACGTGCCGCGACCGTCGCGAGCAGTAGCGGTATCGGGGCCGTACCGGACGGGTGGGTGAAGGACACCGACGCTGTGGGGGCGCTCGTGGACGCCCTCGGGGCCGTCATCGGGCGGATGCGGGGGCGGGTCGCGGCGACCGGGGAGGCGGATCCGGTGAGCCAGGACATCTTCATCGGCATCACCGCGGATCTTGAGAAGCATCACTGGATGTTCCAGGCGGAGAACGGGTGA
- a CDS encoding helix-turn-helix domain-containing protein, which produces MILLRRLLGDVLRRQRQRQGRTLREVSSSARVSLGYLSEVERGQKEASSELLSAICDALDVRMSELMREVSDELALAELAQSAAATEPVPTPVRPRLNSVSVRGVPPERVTIKAPAEAVDVVAA; this is translated from the coding sequence ATGATTCTGCTCCGTCGCCTGCTTGGTGACGTGCTGCGTCGGCAGCGCCAGCGCCAGGGCCGTACTCTGCGCGAAGTCTCCTCGTCCGCCCGAGTCTCACTCGGCTATCTTTCCGAGGTGGAGCGGGGGCAGAAGGAGGCTTCTTCCGAGCTGCTCTCCGCGATCTGCGACGCGCTGGACGTACGGATGTCCGAGCTCATGCGGGAAGTGAGCGACGAGCTGGCACTCGCCGAGCTGGCCCAGTCGGCAGCGGCCACCGAGCCTGTGCCCACGCCGGTACGCCCAAGGCTGAACTCCGTCTCGGTGCGTGGTGTGCCACCGGAACGGGTGACCATCAAGGCGCCTGCAGAGGCGGTCGACGTCGTCGCCGCCTGA
- a CDS encoding CinA family protein has translation MTSRAAEVLRLLTVRGETLAVAESLTGGLVAADLAAVPGASKAFRGSVTAYATDLKRDVLGVDATLLDRRGAVNPQVAAQMAAGVRKVLGADWGIATTGVAGPEPQDGQPVGTVFVAVDGPRGASGEDVLGGKVVALRLNGSRTEIRMESVRSVLALLLEQLVGELTENERAQDTEQNGGF, from the coding sequence GGGCGAGACGCTCGCTGTCGCTGAGTCGCTGACCGGCGGTCTGGTGGCGGCGGACCTCGCGGCGGTGCCCGGAGCCTCCAAGGCCTTCCGTGGCTCGGTGACCGCGTATGCCACCGATCTCAAGCGTGACGTACTCGGCGTCGACGCCACCCTGCTTGATCGGCGCGGAGCGGTGAATCCGCAGGTCGCGGCCCAGATGGCGGCCGGTGTACGCAAGGTGCTCGGCGCGGACTGGGGGATCGCGACGACCGGTGTCGCCGGTCCCGAGCCCCAGGACGGACAGCCCGTCGGCACGGTTTTCGTGGCCGTGGACGGCCCGCGCGGAGCGTCCGGCGAGGACGTTCTTGGCGGGAAAGTGGTGGCGTTGCGGTTGAACGGCTCCCGGACGGAAATCCGTATGGAGAGTGTACGGAGCGTGCTCGCACTGCTTTTGGAGCAGCTTGTGGGCGAACTCACTGAGAATGAGCGGGCACAGGATACGGAACAGAACGGGGGGTTTTGA